A portion of the Canis lupus baileyi chromosome 6, mCanLup2.hap1, whole genome shotgun sequence genome contains these proteins:
- the LOC140635419 gene encoding SLAM family member 8-like isoform X4: MGPCSRDPHLGGASWLLGLTSLILSVGSPGTQSSGNAVSLNGMQGASVSFHVIRNPDLPPVDELEKISWGIVFRSNYIVMLQVFPGADVPEWVNWQDKFQKRVHVFNITTLRIDNLTLEDTGLYRARDSYTRGRQYDQDFHLTVYEPLPLPQIRTTNLSITPGWCNVTVQCDAPGTREDLTMSWESRGLPRELEQREATGPATNPWTLALSLPLSQPNASLTCVLRNQVDQTTATLDLGDICGHNPQGQSDADHLPGILVTVVVLLLILGAGLFLWRRGVKKSLEPGRGAGSQEEHRDPMMASTLQS, translated from the exons ATGGGCCCTTGCTCAAGGGACCCCCACCTGGGCGGGGCCTCCTGGCTCCTGGGACTCACCAGCCTCATCCTCA GTGTCGGCAGCCCTGGGACCCAGAGTTCTGGAAACGCTGTTTCCCTGAACGGGATGCAAGGAGCTTCTGTGTCCTTTCATGTGATCAGAAATCCAGACTTGCCTCCAGTAGATGAGCTGGAGAAGATATCATGGGGCATTGTATTCAGATCGAACTACATAGTCATGCTGCAGGTCTTTCCTGGGGCAGATGTTCCAGAATGGGTCAACTGGCAGGACAAGTTCCAGAAGAGGGTCCATGTGTTCAACATAACCACCCTGAGGATTGACAACCTGACCCTGGAGGACACTGGGCTGTACCGGGCTCGAGACTCCTACACGAGAGGAAGACAATACGACCAGGATTTCCACCTGACTGTGTATG agcctctgccccttccccagatCAGGACCACGAATCTGTCCATCACCCCAGGCTGGTGCAACGTCACTGTGCAGTGTGACGCCCCGGGAACCAGGGAGGACCTGACCATGTCCTGGGAGAGCAGGGGTCTCCCCAGGGAGCTGGAACAACGAGAGGCCACAGGACCAGCCACCAACCCCTGGACCCTGGCTCTGAGCCTGCCCCTGAGCCAGCCCAATGCCAGCCTCACCTGTGTGCTCAGGAACCAGGTGGACCAGACAACTGCCACCTTGGACCTTGGGGACATCTGTGGCCACA ATCCACAGGGACAGAGTGATGCTGACCATCTACCCGGCATCCTGGTGACTGTTGTGGTCCTGCTGCTGATCCTGGGAGCTGGACTGTTTCTCTGGAGGAGAGGGGTGAAGaagagcctggagcctgggagag GTGCAGGGTCCCAGGAGGAGCATAGGGACCCAATGATGGCATCCACTCTGCAGAGCTGA
- the LOC140635419 gene encoding SLAM family member 9-like isoform X3 — translation MGPCSRDPHLGGASWLLGLTSLILSVGSPGTQSSGNAVSLNGMQGASVSFHVIRNPDLPPVDELEKISWGIVFRSNYIVMLQVFPGADVPEWVNWQDKFQKRVHVFNITTLRIDNLTLEDTGLYRARDSYTRGRQYDQDFHLTVYEPLPLPQIRTTNLSITPGWCNVTVQCDAPGTREDLTMSWESRGLPRELEQREATGPATNPWTLALSLPLSQPNASLTCVLRNQVDQTTATLDLGDICGHTDPQGQSDADHLPGILVTVVVLLLILGAGLFLWRRGVKKSLEPGRGAGSQEEHRDPMMASTLQS, via the exons ATGGGCCCTTGCTCAAGGGACCCCCACCTGGGCGGGGCCTCCTGGCTCCTGGGACTCACCAGCCTCATCCTCA GTGTCGGCAGCCCTGGGACCCAGAGTTCTGGAAACGCTGTTTCCCTGAACGGGATGCAAGGAGCTTCTGTGTCCTTTCATGTGATCAGAAATCCAGACTTGCCTCCAGTAGATGAGCTGGAGAAGATATCATGGGGCATTGTATTCAGATCGAACTACATAGTCATGCTGCAGGTCTTTCCTGGGGCAGATGTTCCAGAATGGGTCAACTGGCAGGACAAGTTCCAGAAGAGGGTCCATGTGTTCAACATAACCACCCTGAGGATTGACAACCTGACCCTGGAGGACACTGGGCTGTACCGGGCTCGAGACTCCTACACGAGAGGAAGACAATACGACCAGGATTTCCACCTGACTGTGTATG agcctctgccccttccccagatCAGGACCACGAATCTGTCCATCACCCCAGGCTGGTGCAACGTCACTGTGCAGTGTGACGCCCCGGGAACCAGGGAGGACCTGACCATGTCCTGGGAGAGCAGGGGTCTCCCCAGGGAGCTGGAACAACGAGAGGCCACAGGACCAGCCACCAACCCCTGGACCCTGGCTCTGAGCCTGCCCCTGAGCCAGCCCAATGCCAGCCTCACCTGTGTGCTCAGGAACCAGGTGGACCAGACAACTGCCACCTTGGACCTTGGGGACATCTGTGGCCACA CAGATCCACAGGGACAGAGTGATGCTGACCATCTACCCGGCATCCTGGTGACTGTTGTGGTCCTGCTGCTGATCCTGGGAGCTGGACTGTTTCTCTGGAGGAGAGGGGTGAAGaagagcctggagcctgggagag GTGCAGGGTCCCAGGAGGAGCATAGGGACCCAATGATGGCATCCACTCTGCAGAGCTGA
- the LOC140635419 gene encoding SLAM family member 8-like isoform X2, with translation MNTGASGGGQAGSPDPGCLAAGQNPQQGGQDPAGVGSPGTQSSGNAVSLNGMQGASVSFHVIRNPDLPPVDELEKISWGIVFRSNYIVMLQVFPGADVPEWVNWQDKFQKRVHVFNITTLRIDNLTLEDTGLYRARDSYTRGRQYDQDFHLTVYEPLPLPQIRTTNLSITPGWCNVTVQCDAPGTREDLTMSWESRGLPRELEQREATGPATNPWTLALSLPLSQPNASLTCVLRNQVDQTTATLDLGDICGHNPQGQSDADHLPGILVTVVVLLLILGAGLFLWRRGVKKSLEPGRGAGSQEEHRDPMMASTLQS, from the exons ATGAACACAGGAGCTTCTGGCGGAGGCCAGGCTGGGAGCCCTGACCCTGGCTGCCTGGCTGCAGGACAGAACCCCCAGCAGGG GGGTCAAGACCCTGCAG GTGTCGGCAGCCCTGGGACCCAGAGTTCTGGAAACGCTGTTTCCCTGAACGGGATGCAAGGAGCTTCTGTGTCCTTTCATGTGATCAGAAATCCAGACTTGCCTCCAGTAGATGAGCTGGAGAAGATATCATGGGGCATTGTATTCAGATCGAACTACATAGTCATGCTGCAGGTCTTTCCTGGGGCAGATGTTCCAGAATGGGTCAACTGGCAGGACAAGTTCCAGAAGAGGGTCCATGTGTTCAACATAACCACCCTGAGGATTGACAACCTGACCCTGGAGGACACTGGGCTGTACCGGGCTCGAGACTCCTACACGAGAGGAAGACAATACGACCAGGATTTCCACCTGACTGTGTATG agcctctgccccttccccagatCAGGACCACGAATCTGTCCATCACCCCAGGCTGGTGCAACGTCACTGTGCAGTGTGACGCCCCGGGAACCAGGGAGGACCTGACCATGTCCTGGGAGAGCAGGGGTCTCCCCAGGGAGCTGGAACAACGAGAGGCCACAGGACCAGCCACCAACCCCTGGACCCTGGCTCTGAGCCTGCCCCTGAGCCAGCCCAATGCCAGCCTCACCTGTGTGCTCAGGAACCAGGTGGACCAGACAACTGCCACCTTGGACCTTGGGGACATCTGTGGCCACA ATCCACAGGGACAGAGTGATGCTGACCATCTACCCGGCATCCTGGTGACTGTTGTGGTCCTGCTGCTGATCCTGGGAGCTGGACTGTTTCTCTGGAGGAGAGGGGTGAAGaagagcctggagcctgggagag GTGCAGGGTCCCAGGAGGAGCATAGGGACCCAATGATGGCATCCACTCTGCAGAGCTGA
- the LOC140635419 gene encoding SLAM family member 9-like isoform X5: MNTGASGGGQAGSPDPGCLAAGQNPQQGGQDPAGVGSPGTQSSGNAVSLNGMQGASVSFHVIRNPDLPPVDELEKISWGIVFRSNYIVMLQVFPGADVPEWVNWQDKFQKRVHVFNITTLRIDNLTLEDTGLYRARDSYTRGRQYDQDFHLTVYEPLPLPQIRTTNLSITPGWCNVTVQCDAPGTREDLTMSWESRGLPRELEQREATGPATNPWTLALSLPLSQPNASLTCVLRNQVDQTTATLDLGDICGHRKQIHRDRVMLTIYPASW, translated from the exons ATGAACACAGGAGCTTCTGGCGGAGGCCAGGCTGGGAGCCCTGACCCTGGCTGCCTGGCTGCAGGACAGAACCCCCAGCAGGG GGGTCAAGACCCTGCAG GTGTCGGCAGCCCTGGGACCCAGAGTTCTGGAAACGCTGTTTCCCTGAACGGGATGCAAGGAGCTTCTGTGTCCTTTCATGTGATCAGAAATCCAGACTTGCCTCCAGTAGATGAGCTGGAGAAGATATCATGGGGCATTGTATTCAGATCGAACTACATAGTCATGCTGCAGGTCTTTCCTGGGGCAGATGTTCCAGAATGGGTCAACTGGCAGGACAAGTTCCAGAAGAGGGTCCATGTGTTCAACATAACCACCCTGAGGATTGACAACCTGACCCTGGAGGACACTGGGCTGTACCGGGCTCGAGACTCCTACACGAGAGGAAGACAATACGACCAGGATTTCCACCTGACTGTGTATG agcctctgccccttccccagatCAGGACCACGAATCTGTCCATCACCCCAGGCTGGTGCAACGTCACTGTGCAGTGTGACGCCCCGGGAACCAGGGAGGACCTGACCATGTCCTGGGAGAGCAGGGGTCTCCCCAGGGAGCTGGAACAACGAGAGGCCACAGGACCAGCCACCAACCCCTGGACCCTGGCTCTGAGCCTGCCCCTGAGCCAGCCCAATGCCAGCCTCACCTGTGTGCTCAGGAACCAGGTGGACCAGACAACTGCCACCTTGGACCTTGGGGACATCTGTGGCCACA GGAAGCAGATCCACAGGGACAGAGTGATGCTGACCATCTACCCGGCATCCTGGTGA
- the LOC140635419 gene encoding SLAM family member 9-like isoform X1: protein MNTGASGGGQAGSPDPGCLAAGQNPQQGGQDPAGVGSPGTQSSGNAVSLNGMQGASVSFHVIRNPDLPPVDELEKISWGIVFRSNYIVMLQVFPGADVPEWVNWQDKFQKRVHVFNITTLRIDNLTLEDTGLYRARDSYTRGRQYDQDFHLTVYEPLPLPQIRTTNLSITPGWCNVTVQCDAPGTREDLTMSWESRGLPRELEQREATGPATNPWTLALSLPLSQPNASLTCVLRNQVDQTTATLDLGDICGHTDPQGQSDADHLPGILVTVVVLLLILGAGLFLWRRGVKKSLEPGRGAGSQEEHRDPMMASTLQS from the exons ATGAACACAGGAGCTTCTGGCGGAGGCCAGGCTGGGAGCCCTGACCCTGGCTGCCTGGCTGCAGGACAGAACCCCCAGCAGGG GGGTCAAGACCCTGCAG GTGTCGGCAGCCCTGGGACCCAGAGTTCTGGAAACGCTGTTTCCCTGAACGGGATGCAAGGAGCTTCTGTGTCCTTTCATGTGATCAGAAATCCAGACTTGCCTCCAGTAGATGAGCTGGAGAAGATATCATGGGGCATTGTATTCAGATCGAACTACATAGTCATGCTGCAGGTCTTTCCTGGGGCAGATGTTCCAGAATGGGTCAACTGGCAGGACAAGTTCCAGAAGAGGGTCCATGTGTTCAACATAACCACCCTGAGGATTGACAACCTGACCCTGGAGGACACTGGGCTGTACCGGGCTCGAGACTCCTACACGAGAGGAAGACAATACGACCAGGATTTCCACCTGACTGTGTATG agcctctgccccttccccagatCAGGACCACGAATCTGTCCATCACCCCAGGCTGGTGCAACGTCACTGTGCAGTGTGACGCCCCGGGAACCAGGGAGGACCTGACCATGTCCTGGGAGAGCAGGGGTCTCCCCAGGGAGCTGGAACAACGAGAGGCCACAGGACCAGCCACCAACCCCTGGACCCTGGCTCTGAGCCTGCCCCTGAGCCAGCCCAATGCCAGCCTCACCTGTGTGCTCAGGAACCAGGTGGACCAGACAACTGCCACCTTGGACCTTGGGGACATCTGTGGCCACA CAGATCCACAGGGACAGAGTGATGCTGACCATCTACCCGGCATCCTGGTGACTGTTGTGGTCCTGCTGCTGATCCTGGGAGCTGGACTGTTTCTCTGGAGGAGAGGGGTGAAGaagagcctggagcctgggagag GTGCAGGGTCCCAGGAGGAGCATAGGGACCCAATGATGGCATCCACTCTGCAGAGCTGA
- the LOC140635419 gene encoding SLAM family member 8-like isoform X7 — protein MQGASVSFHVIRNPDLPPVDELEKISWGIVFRSNYIVMLQVFPGADVPEWVNWQDKFQKRVHVFNITTLRIDNLTLEDTGLYRARDSYTRGRQYDQDFHLTVYEPLPLPQIRTTNLSITPGWCNVTVQCDAPGTREDLTMSWESRGLPRELEQREATGPATNPWTLALSLPLSQPNASLTCVLRNQVDQTTATLDLGDICGHNPQGQSDADHLPGILVTVVVLLLILGAGLFLWRRGVKKSLEPGRGAGSQEEHRDPMMASTLQS, from the exons ATGCAAGGAGCTTCTGTGTCCTTTCATGTGATCAGAAATCCAGACTTGCCTCCAGTAGATGAGCTGGAGAAGATATCATGGGGCATTGTATTCAGATCGAACTACATAGTCATGCTGCAGGTCTTTCCTGGGGCAGATGTTCCAGAATGGGTCAACTGGCAGGACAAGTTCCAGAAGAGGGTCCATGTGTTCAACATAACCACCCTGAGGATTGACAACCTGACCCTGGAGGACACTGGGCTGTACCGGGCTCGAGACTCCTACACGAGAGGAAGACAATACGACCAGGATTTCCACCTGACTGTGTATG agcctctgccccttccccagatCAGGACCACGAATCTGTCCATCACCCCAGGCTGGTGCAACGTCACTGTGCAGTGTGACGCCCCGGGAACCAGGGAGGACCTGACCATGTCCTGGGAGAGCAGGGGTCTCCCCAGGGAGCTGGAACAACGAGAGGCCACAGGACCAGCCACCAACCCCTGGACCCTGGCTCTGAGCCTGCCCCTGAGCCAGCCCAATGCCAGCCTCACCTGTGTGCTCAGGAACCAGGTGGACCAGACAACTGCCACCTTGGACCTTGGGGACATCTGTGGCCACA ATCCACAGGGACAGAGTGATGCTGACCATCTACCCGGCATCCTGGTGACTGTTGTGGTCCTGCTGCTGATCCTGGGAGCTGGACTGTTTCTCTGGAGGAGAGGGGTGAAGaagagcctggagcctgggagag GTGCAGGGTCCCAGGAGGAGCATAGGGACCCAATGATGGCATCCACTCTGCAGAGCTGA
- the LOC140635419 gene encoding SLAM family member 8-like isoform X6 produces the protein MQGASVSFHVIRNPDLPPVDELEKISWGIVFRSNYIVMLQVFPGADVPEWVNWQDKFQKRVHVFNITTLRIDNLTLEDTGLYRARDSYTRGRQYDQDFHLTVYEPLPLPQIRTTNLSITPGWCNVTVQCDAPGTREDLTMSWESRGLPRELEQREATGPATNPWTLALSLPLSQPNASLTCVLRNQVDQTTATLDLGDICGHTDPQGQSDADHLPGILVTVVVLLLILGAGLFLWRRGVKKSLEPGRGAGSQEEHRDPMMASTLQS, from the exons ATGCAAGGAGCTTCTGTGTCCTTTCATGTGATCAGAAATCCAGACTTGCCTCCAGTAGATGAGCTGGAGAAGATATCATGGGGCATTGTATTCAGATCGAACTACATAGTCATGCTGCAGGTCTTTCCTGGGGCAGATGTTCCAGAATGGGTCAACTGGCAGGACAAGTTCCAGAAGAGGGTCCATGTGTTCAACATAACCACCCTGAGGATTGACAACCTGACCCTGGAGGACACTGGGCTGTACCGGGCTCGAGACTCCTACACGAGAGGAAGACAATACGACCAGGATTTCCACCTGACTGTGTATG agcctctgccccttccccagatCAGGACCACGAATCTGTCCATCACCCCAGGCTGGTGCAACGTCACTGTGCAGTGTGACGCCCCGGGAACCAGGGAGGACCTGACCATGTCCTGGGAGAGCAGGGGTCTCCCCAGGGAGCTGGAACAACGAGAGGCCACAGGACCAGCCACCAACCCCTGGACCCTGGCTCTGAGCCTGCCCCTGAGCCAGCCCAATGCCAGCCTCACCTGTGTGCTCAGGAACCAGGTGGACCAGACAACTGCCACCTTGGACCTTGGGGACATCTGTGGCCACA CAGATCCACAGGGACAGAGTGATGCTGACCATCTACCCGGCATCCTGGTGACTGTTGTGGTCCTGCTGCTGATCCTGGGAGCTGGACTGTTTCTCTGGAGGAGAGGGGTGAAGaagagcctggagcctgggagag GTGCAGGGTCCCAGGAGGAGCATAGGGACCCAATGATGGCATCCACTCTGCAGAGCTGA